One part of the Desulfonema ishimotonii genome encodes these proteins:
- a CDS encoding zinc metallopeptidase — protein sequence MIYLIAIILIIVMIYGPQFWSKYILAKYSRAEYFSGNGLELARILADRLALSDIRVEETELGDHYDPVEKAVRLSREHCGRRSLTAVVVAAHELGHALQDRENYQPLHLRTRWVMAAYRAERIGAALMIALPLITAMTRIPAAGLMMFLAGLASLGIPVLIHLLTLPVEWDASFNRALPILASGEYIPEEDLPAARRILTACALTYVAGALASLLNLWRWLRVLRR from the coding sequence TTGATTTACCTTATTGCCATCATCCTGATCATCGTAATGATTTACGGCCCTCAGTTCTGGTCGAAATATATTCTGGCGAAGTACAGCCGGGCGGAATACTTTTCCGGCAACGGGCTGGAGCTGGCCCGGATTCTGGCCGACCGGCTGGCGTTGTCCGACATCCGGGTGGAGGAAACAGAGCTGGGCGACCACTATGATCCGGTGGAAAAGGCCGTCCGGCTCAGCAGAGAGCACTGTGGCAGGCGCTCCCTGACCGCCGTGGTCGTGGCGGCCCATGAGCTGGGCCACGCCCTTCAGGACCGGGAAAACTATCAGCCCCTGCACCTCAGAACCCGGTGGGTCATGGCGGCTTACAGAGCCGAGCGAATCGGGGCGGCGCTGATGATCGCCCTGCCGCTGATTACGGCAATGACGAGAATTCCGGCGGCGGGACTGATGATGTTTCTGGCAGGGCTGGCAAGCCTGGGCATTCCGGTGCTGATTCATCTGCTGACCCTGCCGGTGGAATGGGATGCCAGCTTTAACCGCGCTCTGCCCATTCTGGCCAGCGGCGAATATATTCCCGAAGAGGACCTGCCGGCCGCCCGGCGCATTCTGACGGCCTGCGCCCTGACCTATGTGGCAGGCGCGCTGGCCAGCCTGCTCAACCTGTGGCGGTGGCTCCGGGTGCTGAGGCGCTGA
- a CDS encoding M6 family metalloprotease domain-containing protein: MSVIFGHTRTFPQGNGPDIRLRVYGDEFYARYETPEGYTVVYDPDLERYCYAIRVSGHLVSSGTPVIKRPPQGLRRHLQEDKTIRNEKFRKRHAETYPASAPPAGITGTKGPDGGLLSGRRITRGKVTGLTIIVNFKDEKAAIDNALVEALLNADDYNGSRNHCSVREYYLKMSGGRLEYTNVVVGPVTLKRNRAYYINNSFVGEALDMVVNDLKVDLAQFDSRDEGIVDAVSFLYAGRSVYENNLWPHNWRVEWAVGRPVRYGGITFNQYMMTGLGRRPVDLCIGTFCHETGHLLCRFPDLYDYGTRDGDSDPSAGMGVYCLMASGNHLDYGKTPSPICAYLRDLAGWTDREILLNQPGTFRARHGDYGTLFKYETDRPNEYFLVENRSNLGPDAHLPDSGLAVYHCDPLGSNEWQSGSADRHYQCALIQADGSLDLETNRNSGDTGDLFAAISGVALSHDTTPHSKAWDGTESGLSLLDVSAAGEVITFKSGRAGGQGDTDVSDTPLVVREIFPDLLIPDDDPDGIASILTVEKSGKIKSMKLCVDISHTYIGDLEVSLETPSGGKIMLHNRQWGSDDNLCKTFDSDVGLARLKGSPMQGDWVLRVRDMAEQDTGRLNQWKLIIEYEPSERVIQVEAESGLKIPDADWKGISSVIPIDQEGRAKDIRVSVEIAHTYIGDLQIALISPSGQGIVLMPFGEGKNKVNVRRTYDSASHEGLAAMVRAGQLMQGDWILQVIDNAPGDSGTLKRWTLALTC, from the coding sequence ATGAGTGTCATTTTCGGCCACACCCGCACATTCCCCCAGGGAAACGGACCGGATATCCGGCTCCGGGTCTATGGCGACGAATTTTATGCCCGTTATGAGACCCCGGAAGGCTATACGGTGGTGTATGACCCGGACCTTGAGCGCTACTGCTACGCCATCCGGGTCAGCGGCCATCTCGTTTCCAGCGGCACCCCGGTCATCAAGCGCCCTCCGCAGGGACTCCGGCGTCATTTGCAGGAAGACAAGACGATCCGAAACGAAAAATTCAGAAAACGCCACGCAGAGACATACCCGGCATCGGCACCGCCCGCCGGTATCACCGGCACCAAAGGCCCTGACGGCGGCCTGCTTTCCGGCCGGCGCATCACCCGGGGAAAGGTCACAGGCCTGACCATCATCGTCAATTTCAAAGACGAGAAGGCCGCCATTGACAACGCCTTGGTCGAGGCTCTGCTCAACGCGGACGACTACAACGGCAGCCGGAACCACTGTTCGGTCCGGGAGTATTACCTGAAGATGTCCGGCGGCAGGCTTGAATACACCAATGTGGTGGTCGGTCCCGTCACCCTGAAGCGGAACCGGGCCTACTACATCAACAACTCCTTCGTGGGAGAGGCGCTGGATATGGTGGTCAATGACCTGAAGGTGGATCTGGCGCAGTTCGACAGCCGGGACGAGGGGATTGTGGATGCCGTCAGTTTTCTGTACGCGGGCCGCTCGGTCTATGAGAACAACCTCTGGCCCCACAACTGGCGGGTGGAGTGGGCCGTGGGCCGCCCTGTGCGCTACGGCGGCATCACGTTCAACCAGTACATGATGACCGGCCTGGGGCGGCGGCCCGTGGACCTGTGCATCGGGACGTTCTGTCATGAGACCGGCCACCTCCTGTGCCGTTTCCCGGACCTGTACGACTACGGCACCCGCGACGGCGATTCCGATCCCAGCGCGGGCATGGGCGTCTACTGCCTCATGGCATCGGGCAACCACCTCGACTACGGCAAAACCCCTTCCCCCATCTGCGCCTATCTGCGCGATCTGGCCGGGTGGACAGACCGGGAGATCCTCCTCAATCAGCCGGGCACGTTCAGGGCGCGTCACGGCGACTACGGCACGCTGTTCAAATATGAGACCGACCGGCCCAACGAATATTTTCTGGTGGAAAACCGTTCCAATCTAGGGCCGGACGCGCATCTGCCGGACAGCGGTTTGGCGGTGTATCACTGTGATCCGCTGGGGTCCAACGAGTGGCAGAGCGGTTCGGCAGACCGCCATTACCAGTGTGCCCTGATCCAGGCCGATGGCAGCCTTGATCTGGAGACCAACCGGAACAGCGGAGATACGGGGGATCTGTTCGCCGCCATCAGCGGTGTGGCCCTCTCCCATGACACAACCCCCCATTCAAAGGCATGGGACGGGACCGAATCCGGCCTCAGTCTGCTGGACGTGAGCGCTGCCGGAGAGGTCATCACCTTTAAAAGCGGGCGGGCCGGCGGTCAGGGCGATACCGATGTTTCGGACACGCCGCTGGTGGTCAGAGAGATCTTCCCGGACCTGCTTATCCCCGATGATGACCCGGACGGCATTGCCAGCATCCTGACGGTGGAAAAATCCGGTAAAATCAAATCGATGAAGCTTTGTGTGGACATCAGCCACACCTATATCGGTGATCTGGAGGTTTCTCTTGAAACCCCTTCGGGCGGAAAAATTATGCTTCACAACCGGCAGTGGGGCAGTGATGACAATCTGTGCAAGACCTTTGACTCGGATGTGGGGCTGGCGCGCTTAAAGGGCAGCCCCATGCAGGGCGACTGGGTACTCCGTGTCCGGGATATGGCCGAACAGGATACGGGACGGCTGAACCAGTGGAAGCTGATCATTGAATATGAGCCGTCGGAGCGGGTGATCCAGGTGGAGGCCGAATCCGGCCTGAAGATACCGGATGCGGACTGGAAAGGCATCAGCAGCGTGATTCCCATCGATCAGGAGGGCAGGGCCAAAGACATCCGGGTCAGTGTCGAAATCGCCCACACCTATATCGGCGATCTCCAAATCGCCCTGATCTCGCCTTCCGGCCAGGGGATAGTGCTTATGCCTTTCGGGGAGGGGAAAAACAAGGTCAATGTCAGACGGACCTATGATTCCGCCTCCCACGAAGGGCTGGCGGCAATGGTCCGGGCAGGCCAGCTGATGCAGGGGGACTGGATATTGCAGGTGATCGACAACGCCCCCGGCGATTCCGGCACACTGAAGCGATGGACCCTGGCCCTGACCTGCTGA
- a CDS encoding LutC/YkgG family protein, translating to MLTPNSNQGRFIRNIRAALGKSEHDIPAREAAIFTSRKSPAQAQSLETIRSRSDAEQRALLDRLIEEGKPLNLKVIPQKDVASAAAAIAGLVAGTSPEWGDRKSVVQWDHPLISELNLSAALGEQNVPVHTAAFEGDADRAGQRARIRQQVTDAYIGVTSADFCLADTATLVMKTRPGEARSVSLVPSVHVAVIRLEQILADLKELYAMLKWDPDQQAEGLTHHMAFISGPSKTADIELVMVHGAHGPRALWLYVITG from the coding sequence ATGCTGACACCGAATAGCAATCAGGGCCGGTTTATCCGCAATATCCGGGCGGCCCTGGGAAAATCCGAACATGATATCCCCGCGCGGGAGGCTGCCATATTCACAAGCCGAAAAAGTCCGGCCCAGGCGCAGTCTCTGGAAACGATCCGTTCCCGCAGTGATGCGGAGCAACGGGCCTTGCTTGATCGCCTGATCGAAGAGGGAAAGCCGCTGAACCTGAAGGTCATTCCCCAGAAGGATGTGGCCTCGGCAGCCGCCGCCATTGCCGGGCTGGTGGCCGGGACATCGCCGGAGTGGGGCGACCGGAAGAGCGTGGTGCAGTGGGATCATCCGCTGATCAGTGAACTGAACCTGTCCGCCGCCCTGGGAGAGCAGAATGTGCCGGTGCATACGGCGGCTTTTGAGGGGGACGCGGACCGGGCCGGACAGAGGGCGCGAATCCGGCAGCAGGTGACGGACGCCTACATCGGGGTCACGTCCGCGGATTTCTGCCTTGCGGACACCGCGACTTTAGTGATGAAAACCCGCCCCGGAGAGGCCCGTTCCGTCTCTTTGGTCCCGTCCGTCCATGTGGCCGTGATCCGGCTGGAACAGATACTGGCCGACCTGAAGGAGCTTTACGCGATGCTTAAATGGGACCCGGATCAGCAAGCCGAGGGGCTGACCCATCACATGGCCTTTATCTCCGGGCCCAGCAAGACCGCTGACATTGAGCTGGTAATGGTGCATGGCGCGCATGGGCCACGGGCACTCTGGCTGTATGTGATTACCGGGTAA
- a CDS encoding LutB/LldF family L-lactate oxidation iron-sulfur protein: MAEITTEKYREGASEALKDKILQNALAGVQGRLGPGTAATYQNLPEGPELRQTAHEIRERAIENLDILLERLAENVRKNGGHVFFAETAQEATDYCLKVARRFDVKRVVKGKSMVTEEIGLNPAMEALGIEVNETDLGEYIVQLAGEHPFHIIAPAIHKTRQQVGALFAEKLGIPYTDDPPELTRAARKALREKFLSADMGVSGCNLACAETGHITTVSNEGNIRMSTTLPRVHVAVMGMERVVANLEDHDILFRLLSRGAAAQKLGGCVTYIGGPGGPEFPDGPEEFHLVILDNGRSRILADPDFREMLCCIRCSACLNVCPVYGKIGGHAYGYPYCGPVGAVVTPLMVGISRAKDLCLGETLCGACQQACSVNINLPRMIRELRARLAEGDPKWDVKPVSRAEKLVYSAWSMLVRHPRLYDLFLRLAAAGQKVLPRKNGMIRRLPGPAGGWTRTRDIRPVSGERFRDRWKKMNS, encoded by the coding sequence ATGGCGGAAATCACGACGGAGAAATACAGGGAGGGCGCATCCGAGGCCCTGAAAGACAAAATTCTGCAAAACGCCCTGGCCGGCGTTCAGGGGCGGCTGGGACCGGGAACGGCAGCGACCTACCAAAACCTGCCCGAAGGGCCGGAACTCCGGCAGACGGCCCATGAGATCCGGGAGCGGGCCATTGAGAATCTCGACATTCTTCTGGAACGGCTGGCAGAGAATGTCCGCAAAAACGGCGGCCATGTTTTTTTCGCCGAAACCGCACAGGAGGCCACGGACTATTGCCTGAAAGTGGCGCGGAGGTTTGACGTGAAGCGGGTGGTCAAGGGCAAGTCGATGGTCACGGAGGAGATCGGCCTCAACCCCGCAATGGAGGCCCTCGGCATCGAGGTGAACGAAACCGATCTGGGCGAGTACATCGTCCAGCTGGCCGGGGAACATCCCTTCCACATCATCGCCCCGGCCATTCACAAGACCCGGCAGCAGGTGGGGGCGCTCTTTGCGGAAAAGCTCGGCATTCCCTACACCGACGACCCGCCCGAACTGACCCGGGCCGCCCGCAAGGCCCTGCGGGAGAAATTCCTCTCCGCCGACATGGGCGTCTCCGGCTGCAATCTGGCCTGTGCCGAAACCGGCCATATCACCACGGTCTCCAACGAGGGCAACATCCGCATGTCCACGACCCTGCCCAGGGTTCATGTGGCGGTCATGGGCATGGAGCGGGTGGTGGCCAACCTGGAGGATCACGACATCCTGTTCCGGCTCCTCTCCAGGGGCGCGGCCGCCCAGAAGCTGGGCGGCTGTGTCACCTATATCGGCGGGCCGGGCGGGCCGGAATTCCCGGACGGACCGGAGGAATTTCATCTGGTGATTCTGGACAACGGCCGCAGCCGGATTCTGGCGGACCCGGATTTCCGGGAGATGCTCTGCTGCATCCGGTGTTCGGCCTGCCTCAACGTCTGCCCGGTTTACGGCAAGATCGGCGGCCACGCTTACGGATATCCCTACTGCGGCCCGGTGGGCGCGGTGGTCACCCCCCTGATGGTGGGCATCAGCCGGGCCAAAGATCTCTGTCTGGGGGAAACCCTGTGCGGGGCGTGTCAGCAGGCCTGTTCCGTCAACATCAATCTGCCCCGGATGATTCGGGAGCTCCGGGCACGGCTGGCCGAAGGCGATCCCAAATGGGATGTGAAACCGGTGAGCCGGGCGGAGAAACTGGTTTATTCCGCATGGTCCATGCTGGTCCGGCATCCCCGGCTGTATGACCTGTTTCTCCGGCTGGCGGCCGCCGGGCAGAAGGTGCTGCCCCGAAAGAACGGCATGATCCGCCGATTGCCCGGCCCGGCGGGCGGCTGGACCCGGACACGGGATATCCGGCCTGTTTCGGGGGAGCGCTTCCGGGACCGGTGGAAGAAGATGAATTCGTAA
- the speE gene encoding polyamine aminopropyltransferase, with product MDMNDGLALWVTETHRGTMRLSFKVEETLFSGQSPYQKVDIVRTQDHGIMLLNDGLVMLSERDEFVYHEMIAHVPLFVHPDPRRVLVIGGGDGGTVREILKHLGVEQVVMVEIDEMVVSACREYIPSVSCALSNPRLELRIEDGVRYVARTREKFDVVMVDSTDPIGPATPLFNEAFYADVARILSPDGVLISQAESPFYNQDIQRPMLMNQRPFFDRLHIYLFSNLTYPGGLWSFGFASKGLCPVKDFRPERVAQSGIQTRYYNPSIHRSAFALPTFVSENLNGVIDPVENG from the coding sequence ATGGATATGAATGACGGATTGGCGCTGTGGGTCACAGAAACCCACAGGGGCACGATGCGCCTCAGCTTTAAAGTGGAAGAAACCCTGTTCTCCGGGCAAAGCCCCTATCAGAAAGTGGATATCGTTCGGACGCAGGACCACGGCATTATGCTGCTCAACGACGGCCTGGTGATGCTGTCCGAACGGGATGAGTTTGTCTATCATGAAATGATCGCCCACGTTCCCCTGTTTGTTCATCCCGATCCCCGGCGGGTTCTGGTCATCGGCGGGGGGGACGGCGGAACGGTCCGGGAGATCCTGAAACATCTCGGTGTGGAGCAGGTGGTGATGGTGGAGATTGACGAAATGGTGGTCAGTGCCTGCCGGGAATATATTCCGTCCGTAAGCTGCGCCCTCAGCAACCCCCGCCTGGAATTGCGCATTGAAGACGGCGTCAGATATGTGGCCCGCACCCGGGAAAAGTTTGATGTGGTGATGGTGGACTCCACAGACCCCATCGGCCCGGCCACGCCGCTTTTCAATGAGGCATTCTATGCGGACGTGGCCCGCATCCTCTCGCCGGACGGCGTTCTGATCTCCCAGGCCGAGTCGCCGTTTTACAATCAGGATATTCAGCGGCCCATGCTGATGAACCAGCGCCCCTTTTTCGACAGACTCCACATCTATCTGTTTTCCAATCTTACCTATCCCGGGGGCCTCTGGAGTTTCGGATTTGCCTCCAAAGGGCTTTGCCCGGTGAAGGATTTCAGACCCGAACGGGTGGCGCAGTCCGGGATTCAGACGCGATACTACAATCCGTCGATTCACCGTTCGGCCTTCGCATTACCGACATTTGTGTCCGAAAATCTGAACGGCGTGATTGATCCGGTTGAAAATGGCTGA
- a CDS encoding transposase has product MGPDQKLIRLRLIRIELETGETEILITSLTDTEKYPHKVFAELYHLRWPVEEDYKALKYRLQVENFSGKSVHSVYQDFHAKVFSKNLTAVIATTTREKIIQKSRDLEFDHQINFAQALSKIKDTVVLLFNRPLENIIVIVAKIRKIFIQTTESVRPNRKFQRRHRVKQKRFFFEYKTNC; this is encoded by the coding sequence ATGGGCCCTGACCAGAAACTGATCCGGTTACGTTTAATACGTATCGAACTGGAAACCGGGGAAACAGAAATCCTGATTACATCTCTGACGGACACAGAGAAATATCCCCATAAGGTTTTTGCAGAATTGTATCATCTCCGTTGGCCCGTCGAAGAGGATTATAAAGCTCTTAAATACAGACTTCAGGTTGAAAATTTTTCCGGAAAATCAGTTCATTCCGTCTATCAGGATTTCCATGCCAAAGTATTTTCAAAGAACTTAACAGCTGTAATTGCAACGACAACAAGAGAAAAAATTATTCAAAAATCCAGAGATCTGGAATTTGACCACCAGATAAATTTTGCCCAGGCCTTATCAAAAATCAAGGATACCGTTGTTCTGCTTTTTAACCGTCCCTTGGAAAATATCATTGTTATTGTTGCCAAAATAAGAAAAATCTTCATTCAGACCACGGAGTCCGTCCGACCGAATCGAAAATTTCAAAGGAGGCACCGGGTTAAGCAAAAGCGCTTTTTCTTTGAGTATAAGACCAACTGTTAA
- a CDS encoding (Fe-S)-binding protein has translation MMNTKHVSLFIQCIIDGMYPDAGEAVVRLLRRLGITMDYPEDQTCCGQPAFNSGYRKEARDAAKHFIRVFEKSGCIVCPSGSCVSMVRHHYPELFKDDPAWQRRAEAVGQRTFELTEYLVDVLGVRDTGAAYTGKVTYHDSCHLLRTLGVREQPRTLIRHVRGAELVEMKDSDRCCGFGGAFSVKYPEISTAMVADKVRNILDSGADTVVGCDMGCLMNMQGFISRNNYPVKVMHIAQLLAGQEG, from the coding sequence ATGATGAACACAAAACATGTTTCGCTGTTTATTCAGTGCATTATTGACGGCATGTACCCGGATGCGGGAGAGGCCGTGGTCCGGCTTCTCAGGCGACTGGGCATTACGATGGACTATCCCGAAGATCAGACCTGCTGCGGACAGCCCGCGTTCAATTCCGGGTATCGGAAGGAAGCCCGCGACGCGGCAAAGCACTTTATCCGGGTCTTTGAAAAATCCGGCTGCATTGTCTGCCCCTCCGGCTCCTGCGTGAGCATGGTCCGGCACCATTACCCGGAGCTGTTTAAAGATGATCCGGCCTGGCAAAGGCGGGCCGAAGCGGTGGGGCAGAGAACCTTTGAGCTGACCGAATATCTGGTGGATGTGCTGGGCGTCCGGGATACGGGGGCGGCCTATACCGGCAAAGTCACCTATCACGACTCCTGCCACCTGCTCAGAACCCTCGGCGTGAGGGAACAGCCCCGGACCCTGATCCGCCATGTCCGGGGGGCGGAGCTGGTTGAGATGAAGGATTCGGACCGGTGCTGCGGGTTCGGGGGCGCGTTTTCCGTCAAATACCCGGAGATCTCCACCGCTATGGTGGCCGACAAGGTCCGAAACATCCTCGATTCCGGCGCGGACACGGTGGTGGGCTGCGACATGGGGTGCCTTATGAACATGCAGGGCTTTATCAGCCGGAACAATTACCCGGTAAAGGTGATGCACATCGCCCAGTTGCTGGCCGGTCAGGAGGGATAA
- a CDS encoding transposase, with translation MPKLIESLNNLINSDTFCSGHKNNQNDFTRKRILPFHSLICLLLNMNNQSYQTELDQYFKVVNHLEIAERFLYKANLTKARAKLKYEAFIELSDHMVHNFYENFQFQTWHGFNLFAVDGSTLRVPDEKTISEHFGAWNSVKGEKPCPKARVSQMFDVLNKITVDAIISPKSEGENELAAFHFLKLMPGDLILLDRGYPAHWLFRLILSMNADFCARISCNQWKVVKKIL, from the coding sequence GTGCCAAAACTCATCGAATCCTTAAATAATTTAATTAATTCGGATACATTTTGCTCCGGACACAAAAATAATCAAAATGATTTTACCAGAAAACGTATTTTGCCATTCCATTCTCTGATTTGTTTACTTTTGAATATGAACAACCAATCATACCAGACTGAATTAGATCAATACTTCAAAGTCGTCAATCATCTGGAGATAGCCGAACGTTTTCTTTACAAAGCCAACCTGACAAAAGCCCGTGCAAAATTGAAATACGAGGCTTTTATAGAACTCAGTGATCATATGGTTCATAATTTCTACGAAAATTTTCAATTTCAAACCTGGCATGGATTCAATCTTTTTGCTGTCGATGGGTCAACACTCCGGGTGCCGGATGAAAAAACGATCTCGGAACATTTCGGTGCATGGAATTCAGTCAAAGGTGAAAAACCCTGTCCCAAAGCCCGTGTATCTCAGATGTTCGATGTTTTGAACAAAATCACAGTCGATGCGATTATCAGTCCGAAAAGTGAGGGTGAGAATGAACTGGCTGCATTTCATTTTCTGAAACTTATGCCCGGAGACCTCATTCTTTTGGATCGCGGTTATCCGGCCCACTGGTTATTCAGACTGATTTTATCCATGAATGCAGATTTTTGTGCCCGAATATCCTGCAATCAATGGAAAGTTGTAAAAAAAATTCTATAA